In Erinaceus europaeus chromosome 10, mEriEur2.1, whole genome shotgun sequence, one DNA window encodes the following:
- the TRPM6 gene encoding transient receptor potential cation channel subfamily M member 6 isoform X2 yields the protein MKARPEVQRLQKSWIEGVFDKRECNKIIPSSKDPHRCTAGCQVCQNLIRCCCGRLIGDHHGIDYTWTMSAASGNEKEKWSVEKHTTRSPTDTFGTINFQDGEHTYHSKYIRTSYDTKVDHLLHLMLKEWKMELPKLVISVHGGIQNFKMLSKLKKIFSQGLVKAAETTGAWIITEGINTGVSKQVGDALKAHSSQSLRKIWTVGIPPWGVIENQRDLIGKDVVCLYQALGNPLSKFTTLNSMHSHFILADDGTVGKYGNEMKLRRSLEKYLSLQKIHSRSRQGVPVVGLLVEGGPNAILSVWETVRDGDPVVVCEGTGRAADLLAFTHKHLADEG from the exons AAATCCTGGATTGAAGGAGTGTTTGACAAGCGAGAGTGTAACAAAATCATACCCAGCTCAAAAGACCCTCACAG ATGTACTGCTGGATGCCAAGTCTGTCAGAATTTAATCAG GTGTTGCTGTGGGCGATTAATTGGAGACCACCATGGGATTGATTATACCTGGACCATGTCAGCTGCCAGTGGTAATGAGAAGGAAAAGTGGTCTGTGGAAAAGCACACAACGAGAAGCCCTACAGATACCTTTGGCACGATTAATTTCCAAGACGGAGAGCACACCTACCACTCCAAG TATATTAGAACTTCTTATGATACAAAAGTGGATCACCTGTTACATCTGATGTTGAAGGAGTGGAAAATGGAGCTACCAAAGCTGGTGATCTCCGTGCATGGGGGCATCCAGAACTTTAAGATGCTCTCTAAGCTGAAAAAGATCTTCAGTCAAGGTTTGGTCAAAGCTGCAGAGACCACAGGAGCCTGGATAATAACTGAAGGCATCAACACTG GAGTCTCCAAGCAAGTAGGGGATGCCCTGAAAGCCCATTCCTCTCAGTCCCTGAGGAAAATCTGGACGGTGGGAATTCCTCCCTGGGGTGTCATTGAGAACCAGCGAGACCTCATTGGGAAAGAT GTGGTATGTCTGTACCAGGCTCTGGGCAACCCCCTCAGCAAGTTCACTACTCTCAACAGCATGCACTCGCACTTCATCCTGGCCGATGATGGCACTGTGGGCAAGTATGGAAATGAAATGAAGCTCAGGAGGAGCCTGGAGAAGTATCTCTCTCTGCAGAAGATACACAGCC GTTCACGACAAGGCGTTCCTGTGGTGGGACTGCTGGTGGAGGGTGGACCCAACGCCATTCTGTCTGTGTGGGAGACTGTGAGAGACGGGGACCCCGTAGTAGTCTGCGAGGGCACCGGCAGGGCTGCCGACCTCCTGGCCTTCACCCATAAACACCTGGCTGATGAAGGGTGA